The following nucleotide sequence is from Polyangiaceae bacterium.
GGCAAGTGACGGTTCGTTTGAGATTGGGTCTGCGCTGGCGACGCCTGCGAGTGAGGCGGTGGGGAAGTATTAGGGCGAGGGCGTGAGGCAGCGCGAGGGCGTGGGGGAGCGCGAGGGCGTGAGGGAGCGCGAGGGCGTGAGGCAGCGCGAGGGCGTGAGGCAGCGCGAGGGCGTGAGGCAGCGCGAGGGCGAATGCCTTGGCTCGCTCGCTGCGCGAGCATCGCAGCAACGCCGAGCTTGAACTAGGAATACCGGCGGGGCTCGCTCGCGGCGCGAGCATCGCGGTCGGGAGGGCGGTGGGCTCGCTCGCGGCGCGAGCATCGCGGTCGGGTAGGGCTGGGCTCGCTCGCTGTGCGAGCATCGCTGCGGCTTGGAGTTTGAGGAGGTGGCTTTTATTTCCTCGTGGATTTTTAGCTTGCCGGCGTGCTCGGTCGTGTCCAGGCCGGGGCCGGCTTCGCCGGTGCTCGCTTCGCTCGCAGCCTGGCTGTTTTCTAGAGCCGCCTGACCTGCGACTCGCCGGCGGTGGGGAGGGGTGTTTGTTCGTTCGAAAGGAGAACACCTCATGCTCGATGTCTATCCATTCATTCTCGAAACCATTGCTCAGTTGCGTCCCTTGGAGGTGCGGATCCGGCGCTCGGATCCGGACCTGAGCAAGCAGCTTCGGCGCGCGCAGTCCTCGATAGCGCTGAACGTGGCTGAAGGGTCCTACAGTCGCGGTCGGAACCGGCAGGCTCGCTATCACACGGCGCTAGGTTCA
It contains:
- a CDS encoding four helix bundle protein, coding for MLDVYPFILETIAQLRPLEVRIRRSDPDLSKQLRRAQSSIALNVAEGSYSRGRNRQARYHTALGSARETLACLEVAVALGVLAELDAPLVARFNRIIGTLVRLAGAA